A single genomic interval of Microcebus murinus isolate Inina chromosome 24, M.murinus_Inina_mat1.0, whole genome shotgun sequence harbors:
- the EXTL3 gene encoding exostosin-like 3: MTGYTMLRNGGAGNGGQTCMLRWSNRIRLTWLSFTLFVILVFFPLIAHYYLTTLDEADEAGKRIFGPRAGSELCEVKHVLDLCRIRESVSEELLQLEAKRQELNSEIAKLNLKIEACKKSIENAKQDLLQLKNVISQTEHSYKELMAQNQPKLSLPIRLLPEKDDAGLPPPKVIRGCRLHNCFDYSRCPLTSGFPVYVYDSDQFVLGSHLDPLVKQAFQATARANVYVTENADIACLYVILVGEMQEPVVLRPAELEKQLYSLPHWRRDGHNHVIINLSRKSDTQNLLYNVSTGRAMVAQSTFYAVQYRPGFDLVVSPLVHAMSEPNFMEIPPQVPVKRKYLFTFQGEKIESLRSSLQEARSFEEEMEGDPPADYDDRIIATLKAVQDSKLDQVLVEFTCKNQPKPSLPTEWALCGEREDRLELLKLSTFALIITPGDPRLVISSGCATRLFEALEVGAVPVVLGEQVQLPYQDMLQWNEAALVVPKPRVTEVHFLLRSLSDSDLLAMRRQGRFLWETYFSTADSIFNTVLAMIRTRIQIPAAPIREEAAAEIPHRSGKAAGTDPNMADNGDLDLGPVETEPPYASPKYLRNFTLTVTDFHRSWNSAPGPFHLFPHTPFDPVLPSEAKFLGSGTGFRPIGGGAGGSGKEFQAALGGNVPREQFTVVMLTYEREEVLMNSLERLNGLPYLNKVVVVWNSPKLPSEDLLWPDIGVPIMVVRTEKNSLNNRFLPWNEIETEAILSIDDDAHLRHDEIMFGFRVWREARDRIVGFPGRYHAWDIPHQSWLYNSNYSCELSMVLTGAAFFHKYYAYLYSYVMPQAIRDMVDEYINCEDIAMNFLVSHITRKPPIKVTSRWTFRCPGCPQALSHDDSHFHERHKCINFFVKVYGYMPLLYTQFRVDSVLFKTRLPHDKTKCFKFI; this comes from the exons ATGACGGGCTATACCATGTTGCGGAATGGGGGGGCGGGGAACGGAGGGCAGACCTGCATGCTGCGCTGGTCCAACCGCATCCGCCTCACCTGGCTCAGCTTCACCCTCTTCGTCATCCTGGTGTTCTTCCCCCTCATCGCCCACTACTATCTCACCACTCTGGACGAGGCCGACGAGGCCGGCAAGCGGATTTTTGGCCCACGGGCCGGCAGCGAGCTCTGCGAGGTAAAGCACGTGCTGGATCTGTGCCGCATTCGCGAGTCGGTGAGCGAAGAGCTCTTGCAGCTGGAAGCCAAGCGGCAAGAGCTGAACAGTGAAATCGCCAAGCTGAATCTGAAGATTGAGGCCTGCAAGAAGAGCATCGAGAATGCCAAGCAGGACCTGCTGCAGCTCAAGAACGTCATCAGCCAGACCGAGCATTCTTACAAAGAGCTGATGGCCCAAAACCAGCCCAAACTTTCTCTGCCCATCCgactgctcccagagaaagacgATGCTGGCCTTCCTCCCCCAAAGGTCATCCGGGGTTGCCGGCTGCACAACTGTTTTGATTATTCTCGTTGCCCTCTCACCTCTGGTTTTCCAGTCTATGTTTATGACAGTGACCAGTTTGTCCTCGGCAGCCACCTGGATCCCTTGGTCAAGCAGGCTTTTCAGGCTACGGCGCGAGCCAATGTTTATGTTACAGAAAATGCAGACATTGCCTGCCTGTATGTGATCCTAGTGGGAGAAATGCAGGAACCGGTAGTGCTGCGGCCTGCCGAACTCGAGAAGCAGTTGTATTCTCTGCCACACTGGCGGAGAGATGGACACAACCACGTCATCATCAACCTGTCGCGGAAGTCAGATACACAGAATTTACTCTATAACGTCAGTACGGGCCGTGCCATGGTGGCCCAGTCCACCTTCTATGCTGTCCAGTACAGACCTGGCTTTGACTTGGTAGTGTCGCCACTAGTCCATGCCATGTCGGAACCCAACTTCATGGAAATCCCACCACAGGTGCCAGTGAAGCGGAAATATCTCTTCACCTTCCAGGGTGAGAAGATCGAGTCCCTGCGATCCAGCCTGCAGGAGGCCCGCTCCTTTGAAGAAGAAATGGAGGGCGACCCTCCAGCCGACTATGACGACCGGATCATTGCCACCCTGAAGGCAGTGCAGGACAGCAAGCTAGATCAGGTCCTGGTAGAGTTTACCTGCAAGAACCAGCCTAAACCCAGCCTGCCTACGGAGTGGGCGCTGTGTGGGGAGCGGGAGGACCGCTTAGAGTTGCTGAAGCTTTCCACCTTTGCCCTCATCATCACCCCCGGGGACCCTCGCTTGGTCATCTCCTCTGGGTGTGCAACACGGCTCTTCGAAGCCCTGGAGGTCGGTGCTGTCCCCGTGGTGCTGGGGGAGCAGGTGCAGCTTCCGTACCAGGACATGCTGCAGTGGAATGAGGCGGCCCTGGTGGTGCCCAAGCCCCGAGTCACCGAGGTCCATTTCTTGCTAAGGAGTCTCTCGGACAGTGACCTCCTGGCTATGAGGCGGCAAGGCCGCTTTCTCTGGGAGACTTACTTCTCCACTGCTGACAGTATTTTTAATACCGTGCTGGCCATGATTAGGACTCGCATACAGATCCCCGCTGCTCCCATCCGGGAAGAGGCAGCGGCTGAGATACCCCATCGGTCAGGCAAGGCCGCGGGGACCGACCCCAACATGGCCGACAACGGGGACCTGGACCTGGGGCCGGTGGAAACAGAGCCACCGTACGCCTCGCCCAAATACCTCCGCAACTTCACGTTGACTGTCACTGACTTTCACCGCAGCTGGAACTCTGCTCCAGGGCCCTTCCATCTGTTCCCCCACACACCCTTTGACCCTGTGTTGCCCTCGGAGGCCAAATTCTTGGGCTCAGGGACCGGATTTCGGCCTATTGGTGGTGGAGCTGGGGGTTCTGGCAAGGAGTTCCAGGCAGCCCTTGGAGGCAATGTTCCCCGAGAGCAGTTCACCGTGGTGATGCTGACTTACGAGCGGGAGGAAGTGCTTATGAACTCTTTGGAGAGGCTGAATGGCCTCCCTTACCTGAACAAGGTCGTGGTGGTGTGGAATTCTCCCAAGCTGCCCTCAGAGGACCTTCTGTGGCCCGACATTGGTGTCCCCATCATG GTGGTTCGTACTGAGAAGAACAGCTTGAACAATCGATTCTTGCCCTGGAACGAAATCGAGACGGAGGCCATCCTGTCTATCGACGACGACGCTCACCTCCGCCATGATGAAATCATGTTTGGCTTTCG GGTCTGGAGAGAAGCACGGGATCGCATCGTGGGCTTCCCTGGCCGGTACCACGCATGGGACATACCGCATCAGTCCTGGCTCTACAACTCCAACTACTCCTGTgagctgtccatggtgctgacaGGCGCTGCCTTCTTTCACAAG TATTATGCCTACCTGTATTCCTACGTGATGCCCCAGGCCATCCGAGACATGGTGGATGAGTACATCAACTGTGAGGACATCGCCATGAACTTCCTCGTCTCCCACATCACTCGGAAGCCCCCCATCAAG